The Listeria sp. PSOL-1 genome includes a region encoding these proteins:
- a CDS encoding DUF2179 domain-containing protein, producing the protein MENPIIVVLTIFCINILYVALSTIRLLLTMKGYRYLAAFASIFEMIIYVVALSLVLDNLNNVYNIIAYAVGFGVGLFIGMKIEERLALGYITVNVITKDYNLDLPNQIRSSGYGVTSWLANGRDGERMMLEILTPRKNERKLYKEIIAIDERAFIVSSEPKQIYGGFWIKQIRR; encoded by the coding sequence TTGGAAAATCCGATCATTGTTGTTTTAACTATTTTTTGCATTAATATTTTATACGTTGCGCTTTCTACAATTAGACTTTTGCTTACGATGAAAGGATATCGTTATCTAGCAGCTTTTGCAAGTATATTTGAAATGATTATTTATGTCGTAGCACTTAGTCTAGTACTTGATAATTTAAATAATGTTTACAATATCATTGCCTATGCTGTTGGATTTGGGGTTGGCCTTTTTATTGGTATGAAAATAGAAGAACGACTTGCTTTAGGCTATATTACTGTTAATGTGATCACTAAAGACTACAACCTTGATTTACCTAATCAAATTCGTAGTTCTGGATACGGTGTGACAAGTTGGCTTGCAAATGGCAGAGATGGTGAACGGATGATGCTTGAAATTTTGACACCACGTAAAAACGAACGAAAATTATACAAAGAGATTATTGCTATTGACGAAAGAGCATTTATTGTCTCATCTGAACCTAAGCAAATATATGGTGGCTTTTGGATAAAACAAATTAGACGCTAA
- the nifJ gene encoding pyruvate:ferredoxin (flavodoxin) oxidoreductase, which translates to MKKTMDGNTAAAYISYAFTEVAAIYPITPSSTMAEVVDEWATGGMKNVFGNRVEVVEMQSEAGAAGVVHGSLKSGALTTTYTASQGLLLMIPNMYKIAGELLPSVFHVASRAVTTNALSIFGDHGDVMAARQTGFCMLAESSVQEVMDLSPVAHLASIEASLPFINFFDGFRTSHELQKIEVLDFADLQPMMNMEALHHFRSRSMNPNHPTVSGTAQNPDIHFQQRETANTFYDDAPEIVQKYMKKINQLRGTDYDLVNYYGANDATEVIISMGSVSPVIRQTVAALNNQGRKVGHLNIHLYRPFPRENLLSKLPQTVQKIAVLDRTKESGADGEPLLLDVESALYNQPNRPIVIGGRYGLGSKDVQPNQIKAVFDHLRLDQEKLKYRFTIGIEDDVTHLSLPLEPSFDLTAKGTFQAKFWGFGSDGTVGANKQAIKIIGDHTDLYAQAYFSYDSKKSGGLTISHLRFGKKPITSSYLIEEADFIACHNASYVHRYDLLKGLKKGGIFLLNTTWDKEKVMQLLPQKLKKTLSENNIQFYTINAVKLAREVGLGRKINTVMSTAFFEVAEIMNKEEYLPLLKAEVEKAYGKKSQEIVKRNHQAIDQTLAVLTKIDVPKEWSVLTIQETPEDTSKPSFVTNILEPINRQVGDDLTVKQLIDNGMLGGAIPVGTSAYEKRGIALEVPEWLPENCTMCNECAFVCPHAAIRPFLANEKEVEEAPNNFITREMRGTDGLMYRIQVSIEDCTGCGLCVQACPAKEKAIIMKPYEEQKEQAINWAFAMTLKHKENPVRKLSVKSTQFEQPLMEFSGACAGCGETPYVKLLTQMFGDRMMIANATGCSSIWGGSSPVTPYTTNECGAGPAWSNSLFEDNAEYGFGIHFANKVKRHHLGALVAKALQKELGPIDVRKQLTDWLTHIDESEGTSQRAAKLKAILACEKDPLLQSIYEQHDLFVKPSQWIMGGDGWAYDIGFSGIDHVLASGADVNILVMDNEVYSNTGGQTSKATPAAAIAKFSAGGKQTAKKDLGMMAITYGNVYVAQIALGANATQTIKAFEEAEKYPGPSLIIGYTPCINHGVKGGMSQTLLEAKEAVESGYWSLYRYNPLLAEKGKEPFVLDYKKTDFSKMPAFLAKQTRFSALYSVKEEPAFADELLEKTVKDAENRSEHYERLMSHTKALKNK; encoded by the coding sequence ATGAAAAAAACAATGGACGGGAATACCGCAGCAGCTTATATTTCTTACGCATTTACTGAAGTTGCTGCAATCTACCCAATTACACCTAGTTCAACGATGGCAGAAGTTGTTGATGAATGGGCAACAGGCGGGATGAAAAACGTTTTTGGGAATCGTGTTGAAGTAGTCGAAATGCAATCAGAAGCAGGGGCAGCTGGTGTTGTTCACGGTTCGTTAAAATCAGGCGCACTGACAACCACTTATACAGCATCACAAGGGTTACTTCTGATGATTCCTAATATGTACAAAATTGCAGGGGAACTTTTACCATCTGTTTTTCATGTAGCAAGCCGTGCAGTAACCACGAATGCACTCAGTATTTTTGGAGATCATGGGGATGTTATGGCTGCACGTCAAACTGGTTTTTGTATGCTTGCTGAAAGTAGTGTGCAAGAGGTGATGGATTTATCACCCGTTGCTCATTTAGCTAGTATTGAAGCAAGCCTTCCTTTTATTAATTTCTTTGACGGGTTTAGAACAAGCCATGAATTACAGAAAATTGAAGTGCTTGATTTTGCTGATTTACAACCAATGATGAATATGGAAGCTTTACATCATTTCAGATCGCGTAGTATGAATCCTAATCATCCAACCGTTTCAGGTACTGCACAAAATCCAGATATTCATTTCCAACAACGAGAAACAGCCAATACTTTTTATGACGATGCACCAGAAATCGTTCAAAAATACATGAAAAAAATAAATCAATTACGTGGGACTGATTATGATCTGGTCAATTACTACGGGGCGAATGATGCAACAGAAGTGATCATTTCAATGGGTTCTGTTTCACCGGTGATTAGACAAACTGTAGCAGCACTAAATAATCAAGGAAGAAAAGTTGGACACCTTAATATTCATCTCTATCGCCCGTTTCCACGTGAAAACTTGTTAAGTAAGTTGCCACAAACCGTCCAAAAAATTGCTGTACTTGATCGAACAAAAGAATCAGGAGCAGATGGTGAGCCATTGCTTCTTGATGTTGAAAGCGCGCTTTATAATCAGCCTAATCGTCCAATTGTAATTGGTGGACGGTATGGTCTTGGCTCAAAAGACGTGCAACCAAACCAGATTAAAGCTGTGTTTGATCACCTTAGGCTTGATCAAGAGAAACTTAAATATCGCTTTACAATTGGAATTGAAGATGATGTCACTCATCTTTCTTTACCACTTGAGCCTTCGTTTGATTTAACAGCAAAAGGTACATTTCAAGCTAAATTTTGGGGGTTTGGCTCGGATGGAACAGTGGGTGCCAATAAGCAAGCCATTAAGATTATTGGTGACCATACCGATTTATATGCACAAGCTTATTTTAGTTATGATTCGAAAAAATCAGGGGGATTAACCATTTCTCACCTACGTTTTGGAAAAAAACCGATTACGTCGTCTTATTTAATTGAAGAAGCCGACTTTATTGCCTGCCATAATGCTTCATATGTGCATAGGTATGATCTTTTGAAAGGACTTAAAAAAGGTGGTATTTTCCTGCTAAATACCACATGGGACAAAGAGAAAGTCATGCAACTTTTGCCACAAAAACTCAAAAAAACTTTAAGTGAAAATAACATTCAATTTTATACGATTAATGCAGTAAAACTTGCGCGTGAAGTTGGCTTAGGTCGAAAAATCAATACAGTTATGTCAACGGCTTTTTTTGAAGTGGCAGAGATCATGAATAAAGAAGAATACTTACCTCTGTTAAAAGCCGAAGTTGAGAAAGCTTATGGAAAAAAATCGCAGGAAATTGTTAAGCGGAATCATCAGGCGATCGATCAAACGCTTGCTGTTTTAACAAAAATAGACGTTCCTAAAGAATGGAGCGTACTTACCATTCAAGAAACGCCAGAAGATACAAGCAAGCCAAGTTTTGTCACCAATATTCTTGAGCCGATTAATCGGCAAGTTGGTGATGACCTAACAGTAAAGCAGTTAATTGATAATGGTATGCTTGGTGGAGCCATTCCAGTGGGCACGTCTGCTTATGAAAAACGAGGAATTGCACTTGAAGTACCAGAGTGGCTACCTGAAAACTGCACAATGTGTAACGAATGTGCATTTGTTTGTCCACACGCCGCTATTCGTCCATTTTTAGCAAATGAAAAAGAAGTAGAAGAAGCGCCAAATAATTTTATCACACGTGAAATGCGCGGAACAGATGGTCTTATGTACCGTATTCAAGTATCTATTGAAGATTGCACAGGCTGTGGGTTATGCGTCCAAGCTTGTCCTGCAAAAGAAAAAGCCATCATAATGAAGCCTTATGAGGAACAAAAAGAACAAGCAATTAATTGGGCTTTTGCCATGACACTCAAGCACAAAGAAAATCCAGTTCGGAAATTATCAGTGAAAAGTACACAATTTGAACAGCCATTGATGGAATTTTCCGGGGCATGTGCTGGCTGCGGAGAAACACCTTATGTTAAGCTGCTTACACAAATGTTTGGGGATCGAATGATGATTGCAAATGCAACGGGATGTTCATCAATTTGGGGTGGTTCTTCACCAGTTACACCTTATACAACGAATGAATGCGGTGCAGGACCAGCGTGGAGTAATTCGCTATTTGAAGACAACGCAGAATACGGTTTTGGCATTCACTTTGCGAACAAAGTCAAACGTCATCATTTAGGAGCATTAGTCGCCAAAGCATTACAAAAAGAATTAGGCCCGATAGATGTACGAAAACAGCTTACCGATTGGTTAACCCATATCGATGAAAGCGAGGGTACAAGTCAACGCGCAGCGAAATTAAAAGCTATTTTAGCGTGCGAGAAAGATCCATTATTACAATCCATTTATGAGCAACATGATTTATTTGTCAAACCAAGTCAATGGATTATGGGCGGTGATGGTTGGGCTTACGATATTGGCTTTAGTGGTATTGATCATGTGCTTGCAAGTGGGGCAGATGTTAACATTCTTGTGATGGATAATGAAGTTTACTCCAATACAGGTGGCCAAACGTCAAAAGCAACACCAGCAGCAGCGATCGCTAAATTTTCAGCAGGAGGAAAACAAACCGCGAAGAAGGATTTAGGGATGATGGCAATTACGTACGGTAATGTTTATGTCGCACAAATTGCGTTAGGTGCAAATGCAACACAGACGATTAAAGCTTTTGAAGAAGCAGAGAAATATCCAGGGCCATCTTTAATTATTGGCTATACACCATGTATTAATCATGGTGTAAAAGGTGGCATGAGCCAAACCTTACTAGAAGCAAAAGAAGCTGTTGAATCTGGTTATTGGTCATTATATCGTTACAACCCACTTTTAGCTGAAAAAGGAAAGGAACCATTTGTGCTGGATTATAAGAAAACTGATTTTAGTAAAATGCCCGCGTTTTTGGCGAAACAAACAAGATTTTCTGCTTTATATAGCGTAAAAGAAGAACCCGCATTTGCAGATGAGTTGTTAGAAAAAACGGTTAAAGATGCAGAAAACCGCTCAGAACACTATGAGCGCTTGATGAGTCATACAAAAGCATTGAAAAATAAATGA
- the gltA gene encoding NADPH-dependent glutamate synthase codes for MDRFFTANEAISTRRNHGKRKAGEKLVARKSKQQTPIKEQDPLIRQTNFQEVCLGYTLEEGILEADRCLQCKNAPCIKECPVNIDIPGFILAVREGDLNLARSILAEYTNLPAICGRVCPQEKQCEQVCKLGKAKGFEPVAIGKLERFVADHVRPRVSQLVPSQQKEKVAIVGSGPSGLTAAGDLAKLGYDVTIFEALHSPGGVLTYGIPEFRLPKDIVQREIKQIEDLGVTIETNVIVGKTLSMSEIKEQFAACYLAVGAGTPYFLGIPGTTLSGVYSSSEYLTRINLMRGYEFPRFDTPVKRAKKVAVIGGGNVAMDAARSAKRLGASEVTIVYRRSLEELPARIEEYHHSVAEGVSYRWLTNPMAYLGDESGNLTGMTCIQMELGEPDASGRRRPVEIAGSELTLEVDVVIEAIGQGANQVLLDHFKELPLNERGYIKTSESSAKTEIEGIFAGGDIVTGAATVILAMEAGKKAACEIDTYIKQKAENKG; via the coding sequence TTGGACCGATTTTTTACAGCGAATGAAGCAATATCAACAAGAAGAAATCACGGCAAACGAAAAGCAGGTGAAAAGCTAGTGGCGAGGAAAAGTAAACAGCAAACACCGATCAAAGAGCAAGATCCACTGATTCGTCAAACCAATTTCCAAGAAGTCTGCCTTGGATACACATTAGAGGAAGGAATACTTGAAGCTGATCGCTGTCTTCAATGTAAAAATGCTCCGTGTATCAAGGAGTGCCCTGTAAATATTGATATTCCTGGTTTTATTCTTGCTGTTCGTGAGGGCGATCTGAATTTAGCGAGATCTATTTTAGCAGAGTATACAAATCTACCTGCTATTTGTGGACGCGTTTGCCCGCAAGAAAAACAATGTGAGCAGGTTTGTAAGCTTGGTAAAGCAAAAGGATTTGAGCCCGTTGCAATCGGTAAGTTAGAACGCTTCGTAGCAGATCATGTGCGACCTCGTGTATCTCAATTAGTCCCATCTCAGCAAAAAGAAAAAGTAGCAATTGTCGGTTCAGGACCATCAGGACTTACAGCAGCAGGAGATTTGGCAAAACTTGGATATGACGTAACAATCTTTGAAGCTTTGCATTCACCAGGTGGCGTTTTGACGTATGGGATTCCAGAATTTCGCTTACCAAAAGACATTGTTCAGCGTGAGATCAAACAAATAGAGGATTTAGGTGTGACAATCGAAACCAATGTGATTGTTGGTAAAACGCTTAGTATGAGTGAGATTAAAGAACAGTTTGCAGCATGTTATCTGGCAGTTGGCGCTGGAACACCTTACTTTTTAGGGATACCCGGCACAACGTTAAGCGGCGTATATTCTTCTAGTGAATATTTGACACGAATTAATTTAATGCGTGGCTATGAATTTCCGCGTTTTGATACACCCGTTAAGCGTGCTAAAAAAGTAGCTGTTATAGGTGGTGGGAATGTAGCGATGGATGCAGCAAGGTCAGCAAAACGACTTGGTGCAAGCGAAGTAACCATCGTTTATCGACGTTCATTAGAAGAATTACCTGCACGAATTGAAGAGTATCATCACTCCGTTGCAGAAGGTGTTTCCTATCGCTGGTTGACGAATCCAATGGCTTATCTTGGTGATGAATCTGGAAATTTAACAGGGATGACGTGTATTCAAATGGAGCTCGGTGAACCTGATGCATCGGGTAGAAGAAGGCCAGTAGAAATAGCAGGCAGTGAATTGACACTTGAAGTAGATGTGGTGATTGAAGCTATTGGACAAGGCGCAAATCAAGTACTGCTTGATCATTTTAAAGAATTGCCATTAAATGAACGTGGTTATATTAAAACGAGTGAAAGTTCGGCTAAAACAGAAATTGAAGGAATTTTTGCTGGCGGGGATATTGTAACTGGAGCAGCTACCGTTATTTTAGCTATGGAAGCAGGCAAAAAAGCGGCTTGTGAAATAGATACCTATATCAAGCAAAAAGCAGAAAATAAAGGATGA
- a CDS encoding sulfide/dihydroorotate dehydrogenase-like FAD/NAD-binding protein — translation MYKIIKMKQLTDSIYDCLIEAKRIASSAHPGQFIIVRKDEFAERIPLTIVEADKETGVIRIIFQVIGKSTRDLARLKTKDTLRDVAGPLGQKAAVKEYGTVLLVGGGVGIAALFPIIKALKEAGNHVITILGAKTANLLMLTNECRTYSDELLITTDDGSLGSKGLVTDVMTEIFQKTTIDQAWAIGPGIMMKFCTEKASYFKVPIYVSLNPIMIDGTGMCGGCRVTVKNSMKFACVDGPEFNGAEVNWTDFLQRMKQYQQEEITANEKQVKS, via the coding sequence TTGTATAAAATAATCAAAATGAAGCAACTTACAGATTCCATCTATGATTGCTTGATTGAAGCGAAAAGAATTGCGAGCTCTGCTCATCCTGGACAATTTATTATTGTGCGTAAAGATGAGTTTGCTGAACGGATTCCTCTTACAATTGTTGAAGCAGATAAAGAGACAGGTGTGATCCGGATTATCTTTCAAGTCATTGGCAAATCAACCCGAGACTTAGCACGATTAAAAACAAAGGATACCTTACGTGATGTAGCTGGACCACTTGGGCAAAAAGCTGCAGTGAAAGAGTATGGGACAGTGCTATTAGTTGGTGGAGGCGTGGGGATTGCTGCCCTTTTTCCAATTATAAAAGCGCTGAAAGAAGCAGGAAATCATGTCATTACGATTTTAGGTGCTAAAACGGCGAATCTACTCATGTTAACCAATGAATGTCGTACCTATTCAGATGAGCTTTTGATCACAACGGATGATGGTTCATTGGGAAGTAAGGGTCTTGTAACTGATGTGATGACAGAGATTTTTCAAAAAACAACGATTGACCAAGCTTGGGCAATTGGACCAGGAATCATGATGAAGTTTTGTACGGAAAAAGCGAGCTATTTCAAAGTGCCAATTTATGTATCGTTAAACCCGATTATGATTGATGGAACTGGTATGTGTGGTGGGTGCCGGGTAACTGTTAAGAATAGTATGAAGTTTGCTTGTGTAGATGGACCCGAATTTAATGGTGCTGAAGTAAATTGGACCGATTTTTTACAGCGAATGAAGCAATATCAACAAGAAGAAATCACGGCAAACGAAAAGCAGGTGAAAAGCTAG
- a CDS encoding flavodoxin, producing the protein MTVAKIVYASMTGNTEEISEIIESALEEEGIEVEREECTDIDADFYDDADLCIVATYTYGDGELPDEIVDFYEELAEKDLSGKIYGVVGSGDKEYGDLFCKSADDFAAIFEKIGAENGAATVRIENNAEEEDITLIKNFVKSLAAKI; encoded by the coding sequence ATGACAGTAGCAAAAATCGTATACGCAAGCATGACAGGAAATACGGAAGAGATTTCTGAAATTATTGAAAGCGCTTTAGAAGAAGAGGGAATCGAAGTAGAACGCGAAGAATGCACGGATATTGATGCGGATTTTTATGATGATGCAGATCTTTGTATTGTTGCCACCTATACATATGGCGACGGGGAATTGCCTGATGAAATTGTTGATTTTTACGAGGAGTTAGCAGAAAAGGATTTAAGCGGTAAAATTTATGGCGTTGTTGGTTCTGGTGATAAGGAATATGGTGATTTATTCTGTAAATCAGCGGATGACTTTGCCGCCATTTTTGAAAAAATAGGTGCAGAAAATGGTGCCGCAACCGTCCGTATTGAAAACAATGCTGAAGAGGAAGATATTACATTAATTAAAAATTTTGTTAAAAGCCTGGCAGCAAAAATCTAA
- the yqeB gene encoding selenium-dependent molybdenum cofactor biosynthesis protein YqeB yields the protein MATGPIVIVRGGGDIATGVIQKLWHAGFRVLVLEIASPLTIRRTVALSTAVTKKETIVEDMYACLIEEISACPDVWRAEQIPILIDPKMESVDRLKPAILVDAILAKKNLGTTRQAAKVVIALGPGFVAGKDVDCVIETMRGPTLGRLILDGPALPDTKTPGLIAGKSHERVIHAATSGILKSECAIGDYVQAGEILFYIDDTPMTAPFNGIIRGLIGDFTPVEKGLKVADIDPRLDVDCDMISDKARAIGGAVLDASLYLLKKVSKKNYFG from the coding sequence ATGGCAACAGGGCCCATTGTGATTGTAAGGGGTGGTGGCGATATTGCAACAGGTGTCATTCAGAAATTGTGGCACGCTGGTTTTCGTGTGCTGGTTTTAGAAATCGCATCCCCGCTTACGATCAGGCGAACGGTAGCGCTTAGTACTGCTGTCACAAAAAAAGAAACAATTGTTGAGGATATGTACGCATGTTTAATTGAGGAGATTAGCGCGTGTCCGGATGTATGGCGGGCAGAACAAATTCCTATCCTTATCGATCCCAAAATGGAAAGTGTAGATCGATTAAAACCTGCTATTTTAGTAGATGCGATTTTAGCTAAAAAAAATTTGGGAACAACAAGACAAGCGGCGAAAGTTGTGATTGCTCTTGGTCCAGGATTTGTAGCTGGTAAAGATGTTGATTGTGTGATTGAAACGATGCGTGGGCCTACTTTAGGACGCCTGATTTTGGACGGTCCAGCCTTACCAGATACTAAAACACCAGGGCTAATCGCCGGAAAAAGTCATGAAAGAGTGATTCATGCGGCAACTTCTGGAATTTTAAAAAGTGAATGTGCTATCGGAGATTACGTGCAGGCTGGAGAGATTTTATTTTATATTGATGACACGCCAATGACTGCTCCTTTTAATGGGATAATTCGCGGTTTGATTGGCGACTTTACACCTGTTGAAAAAGGGCTAAAAGTAGCGGATATTGATCCTCGTTTAGATGTTGATTGTGATATGATCTCAGATAAAGCACGTGCTATTGGTGGTGCTGTTTTAGATGCGAGCCTTTATCTATTAAAGAAAGTTTCTAAAAAAAATTATTTTGGTTAG
- the yqeC gene encoding selenium cofactor biosynthesis protein YqeC yields the protein MGNFIDIFQIAHCEVVSIIGSGGKTSLLNELGKAFADQKVLLATTTKMAYPLQNFHAIYTENFELAGLYDQGITAVGIIDEVGKFSALESKALASLFPRFDQIFLESDGSKNLPLKAWNKSEPVIPEETTTTIGVIPIHVIGRKLSPKIAHRFALFKQHFAIFEGEKITVTHLSKIISTTKGLFREAKGRKILCFNQVDTEKQLKTAKKVVQALPTEFFKQIERIVATSMLNKRGVILWQQGPL from the coding sequence GTGGGAAATTTCATAGACATTTTTCAGATTGCTCATTGTGAAGTGGTCTCAATTATCGGGAGTGGTGGAAAAACGAGCTTATTAAACGAATTAGGGAAAGCTTTTGCTGATCAGAAAGTCTTATTAGCAACAACAACGAAAATGGCTTACCCACTTCAGAATTTTCATGCGATCTATACAGAAAACTTTGAGCTTGCTGGTTTATATGATCAAGGGATTACGGCAGTTGGAATAATAGATGAAGTGGGTAAATTTAGTGCACTAGAAAGTAAAGCACTAGCCAGTCTTTTCCCGCGCTTTGATCAAATTTTCCTAGAAAGTGACGGATCTAAAAATTTACCCTTAAAGGCATGGAATAAAAGTGAACCCGTCATACCAGAAGAAACAACGACAACAATTGGTGTCATTCCAATACATGTTATCGGCCGAAAGTTATCTCCCAAAATCGCACATCGATTCGCATTATTTAAGCAACATTTTGCTATTTTTGAAGGCGAAAAAATCACAGTTACCCATTTAAGCAAAATCATTTCAACAACAAAAGGGCTTTTTCGTGAAGCAAAAGGACGCAAAATTCTTTGCTTCAATCAAGTGGATACGGAAAAACAGTTAAAAACAGCTAAAAAAGTTGTACAAGCTTTACCAACTGAATTTTTTAAACAAATCGAGCGAATTGTCGCAACGAGTATGTTGAACAAAAGGGGTGTTATTTTATGGCAACAGGGCCCATTGTGA
- a CDS encoding DUF3343 domain-containing protein, whose amino-acid sequence MKVLLTFPNVTQAIWAEKLFRDNKMAIRVIPLPTSLGDFCGIALQIQTDVVVKAKQILHEAGVVLEAIFQMEEKEEGTRYTKWEIS is encoded by the coding sequence ATGAAAGTTTTACTGACTTTTCCAAATGTGACACAGGCCATTTGGGCTGAAAAATTGTTTCGTGATAACAAGATGGCGATTCGTGTCATACCTCTTCCTACTAGTTTAGGCGATTTTTGCGGTATTGCACTCCAAATTCAAACAGACGTCGTAGTAAAAGCCAAACAGATCCTACACGAAGCAGGCGTTGTGCTTGAAGCCATTTTTCAGATGGAGGAAAAAGAAGAAGGGACAAGGTATACAAAGTGGGAAATTTCATAG
- the yedF gene encoding sulfurtransferase-like selenium metabolism protein YedF, producing the protein MIQVDAIGKPCPIPVIEAKKAIRKLENGTGIIEIFVDNDIAVQNIAKFARGNDYQVSIEQRKKDRWEVTITVHEPTVKAEKKQASLIVCATDRFGEGEEALGKILLKSYFYSLTELDTPPEHLIFLNRGAYLTSRDSEIIEDLKELAQKGTMISTCGTCLDFYQISDAVVIGEVTNMYGISEAMNEADKVITL; encoded by the coding sequence ATGATCCAAGTAGATGCAATAGGAAAACCTTGTCCAATTCCAGTCATTGAAGCTAAAAAAGCCATCCGCAAGCTTGAAAATGGCACTGGAATAATCGAAATCTTCGTTGATAATGATATTGCTGTCCAAAATATTGCTAAGTTTGCACGTGGCAATGATTATCAAGTGTCTATTGAACAAAGGAAAAAGGATAGGTGGGAAGTGACCATTACCGTTCATGAACCAACCGTAAAAGCTGAAAAAAAACAAGCGAGTTTGATTGTTTGTGCTACAGATCGGTTTGGTGAGGGGGAAGAAGCTTTAGGGAAAATTTTACTAAAAAGTTATTTCTACTCATTAACAGAACTAGATACACCACCAGAGCACCTTATTTTCTTAAATCGTGGGGCTTACTTAACGAGTCGTGATTCTGAAATTATTGAGGATTTAAAAGAATTGGCTCAAAAAGGCACAATGATTAGTACATGTGGCACTTGCTTAGATTTTTATCAGATTAGCGATGCTGTTGTCATTGGGGAAGTGACCAATATGTATGGTATTTCAGAAGCAATGAATGAAGCAGATAAAGTGATTACACTTTAA
- the selD gene encoding selenide, water dikinase SelD encodes MEFLSSCTSGGCGAKIGPGELGQLLKSLPAFYDDCLLVGFNKADDAAVYQMNESEALISTIDFFSPMVDDPYLFGKIAATNALSDVYAMGGNALFALNLICFPEKMDKAFLADMMRGGAEKIQEAGAVLAGGHSIYDSEVKYGLAVTGVTPPDKIIRNNTPIPGDVLILTKALGIGLIQSAARGNLASEQAKRAALSSMTRLNKQAAEKMKRYPVHACTDVTGFGLLVHAAEMAGSEYTLAIDSAELPLLPEVEEYAAAYLMTASGERNRQFLEHSVDLKHIKPAVQEILFDPQTSGGLLISVSAIHAQELLNELKKDDPVSCIIGEVGVRERAEPPILVF; translated from the coding sequence ATGGAATTTTTATCATCGTGCACTTCAGGAGGATGCGGGGCGAAGATTGGACCAGGCGAGCTCGGGCAATTGTTAAAATCATTGCCGGCCTTTTACGATGATTGCCTGCTTGTTGGTTTTAATAAAGCAGATGATGCAGCTGTCTATCAAATGAATGAAAGCGAAGCCCTAATCTCAACCATTGATTTTTTTTCACCAATGGTAGATGACCCGTATCTTTTTGGGAAAATTGCAGCAACAAATGCTCTTAGCGATGTTTATGCCATGGGAGGGAACGCTCTTTTTGCTTTAAATTTAATTTGCTTCCCGGAAAAAATGGATAAAGCTTTTCTTGCTGACATGATGCGTGGCGGTGCTGAAAAAATTCAGGAAGCAGGCGCTGTCCTTGCTGGTGGACATTCGATTTATGATTCTGAAGTGAAATATGGTTTAGCTGTGACTGGAGTTACCCCACCAGATAAAATTATCCGTAACAATACGCCTATACCAGGAGATGTTCTTATTTTAACGAAAGCGCTTGGCATAGGTTTAATCCAATCTGCAGCACGTGGAAATCTAGCCAGTGAACAGGCAAAACGTGCAGCACTTTCTTCAATGACTCGCTTGAATAAGCAAGCAGCGGAAAAGATGAAGCGTTATCCTGTTCATGCTTGTACTGATGTCACTGGTTTTGGTTTGCTCGTGCACGCAGCAGAAATGGCAGGTAGCGAATATACACTTGCGATTGATTCTGCTGAGTTACCGCTACTTCCAGAGGTTGAAGAATATGCCGCTGCTTATTTGATGACAGCTTCAGGGGAACGCAATCGCCAATTTCTTGAACATTCGGTAGATCTCAAACATATCAAGCCCGCCGTGCAAGAAATTTTATTTGATCCACAAACTTCTGGTGGGCTGCTGATTAGTGTTTCTGCCATTCATGCACAAGAACTCTTAAATGAATTAAAAAAGGATGACCCCGTGTCTTGTATTATCGGTGAAGTAGGCGTGCGAGAAAGAGCAGAGCCTCCTATTTTAGTTTTTTAA